The Natrinema pellirubrum DSM 15624 region GTGATCGTGCCGTCGGCCAATCCCGGGCCGTGGTACGGCACGGTTCGACCGGGCTACAACCCCTTTACCTGCGGGAAGGTCGGTATCGACATCGAGTCCGGCGAGTACCAGTGGCACTACCAGGACTCGCCCCACGACTGGTGGGACTACGACTCGCCGAGCCCGCCGATCGTCTTCCGCGAGGAATCGGACGGAGAGACGACGCGATTCGCGGCGTGGCCGGGCAAGACCGGCTGGGTCTACACGGTCGATATGGCAACCGGACAGCTCCACCAGCGCAGCGAGGAGTACGTCCAGCACGTCAACACCTTCTCCCTGCCGCCGTACGACGACATCGACAGCGCCGAGTGGATGATGCCCCATCTCACCGGCGGCACCAACCCCCAGCCGAGTTCCTTCGATCCCAACACCCGGACGATGGTCGTCAAGGGGGCCAACGAGCCGATGGCGCTGTCGTGGTACGAAGAGGAGTACGAGGCCGGCGAGCGGTACATGGGGATGGATATCGTCGGCGGCGAACCGCCCGAAGACATCGAGGAGCCCGACGAGCCGACCCTCGATGCCGAGGAGGTCGCCGAGGGCGAAGACCCACACCTCGAGGCGGAGGTCGACGAGGGGAACGGCGACGACGCCGAAACCGCGGACGACGAAGCCACTGACGGCGACGGTGACGCGTCGGGCCGACCCGCCTATCCGCCGGTGTGGAACGGTGCGATCGGCGTCATCGCTGGCATTGACCCCTACACCGGCGACGTGAAGTGGCAGGAGTGGTACGACTGGTCCAACTATCATCCCCGTGGCGGGTCGTTCACCACGCCGACCGGGCTGGCATTCGCGGGCACGCCCAACGGCGTGATGGCCGCCTACGACGTCGAGTCGGGCGATCGCCTCGCCGAGTTCGAGGTCGGCGACCACGGCGTCGACGGCGCGCCGATCTCCTGGGTCGACCCCCACGAGGAGAAACAGTACATCGCGATGCCCGCCGGCGGCGGCCACCACACCGACGTCGAACTCGGGACTACGCTGGCCGTCTTCTCGCTCGAGATCTGAGCGGCCGGCCGGTCTTTTTTGCGCGGACGGAATCGCAAGCGACCGCGCCGACGCCAAGTGTCCCGTCCGACGCGGTCAGTGTTCGGATCGCTGTTGGGGAACGATCCGGTAGACCGCGCCGTCGTCCTCTTCGATGGATGGCGTCGCCGACGTCAGGACGTAGAGTTCGCCGGCGTCGTCGCGGCCGAAGCCGTAGACGAGGCGGTTTATGTCCCCGTCGACAGCGACCGGCTCGCCGTCATCGTCCTCGGTCCTGTCGTCGTCATCGTCCTCGCTTGCGGTCTCGACCTCGAGTTCCTCGATCGGCCAGAGTCCGTCCTCGCTTTCGGTTTCCCCGCCGTCACCCTCGCCATCGCCGTCGCCCTCGCCCGGCGGATCGATGAAGGGGTTGTCGTCGTCCTCCTCCGTCTCGACTGTCGCGTTCTCCTCGAGCCACGCGGTCGGTGGGCGGGCGACGAACAGTCGGCCGGGGCTCTGGCCGTTCCGGCTCCAGTCGCCGAAGACGTAGGTGCCGGCGAGGGGGTCGACCTCCTCGCCCTCGTAGAGGTAGCCCCCGATCACGGAGACGCCGACCGGTTCGCCGTCGGCCTCGTGGGGGTACTCGAGGACCGGATCGAGCAGTGGCTCGCCCCCGCGGACCGACTCGGGGGTCTCCCGGGGACACTCCTCGGGCGGCTCCGTCGGCGATTCGGTGCTGAAACAGTGGGTCCCTTCCCTGACGTTCCAGCCGTAGTTGCCGCCGCGTTCGACGTGGTCGACCTCCTCGAACAACTCCTGACCGACGTCGGCAGCGAGGATCGTCCCCTCGCTGGTGAGTGTCATCCCCCACGGGTTGCGCAGCCCCCATGCGTAGTACTCGTCGCGGTGGCCCTCCATATCGACCAGCGGGTTGTCGTCGGGGATGCCGTAGGCGCGCTCGTCGCGCTCCTCGCCTTCGTCGGCGGCGTCGCCGCCTCCGTCTCGGGACGTCTCCGACGTCCCGCCGTCCACATCGAGCCGAAGAATTCCGCCCAACAGGTTCTCCTCCGTGTCCTGTCCGTTGCCGCCCTCGTTCTCGTCGTACCAGTCCTCGACGTGTCCCTCGCCCGAATCGTTGGCTCCCCCGCCGTCGCCGGTGGCGACGTAGAGGAAGCCGTCCGGGCCGAACG contains the following coding sequences:
- a CDS encoding PQQ-dependent sugar dehydrogenase; amino-acid sequence: MTRNDDHAFSRRWLLRSSAALSIAGVASTALAQEALPSEIELGGRVSSWVGQAPDAIADERNPTLRLEAGQEYTLTWENLDGAAHNFVIVDGNDERLLETDLVASSGETQTVEFTAEEGMVGYFCGPHRSSMNGEIELVGGDGGDGATTDDGPLIGEGPTVGLEPVADGFANPVTLETADEDADRRFIVDQTGTISVHGEDGLESEPFLDVSDRLVDLREGFDERGLLGLAFHPDFAENGRFFVRYSAPPREDTPEGYDHTFVLSEFQTADDDHASADPDSERTILEIPEPQFNHNAGPIAFGPDGFLYVATGDGGGANDSGEGHVEDWYDENEGGNGQDTEENLLGGILRLDVDGGTSETSRDGGGDAADEGEERDERAYGIPDDNPLVDMEGHRDEYYAWGLRNPWGMTLTSEGTILAADVGQELFEEVDHVERGGNYGWNVREGTHCFSTESPTEPPEECPRETPESVRGGEPLLDPVLEYPHEADGEPVGVSVIGGYLYEGEEVDPLAGTYVFGDWSRNGQSPGRLFVARPPTAWLEENATVETEEDDDNPFIDPPGEGDGDGEGDGGETESEDGLWPIEELEVETASEDDDDDRTEDDDGEPVAVDGDINRLVYGFGRDDAGELYVLTSATPSIEEDDGAVYRIVPQQRSEH
- a CDS encoding pyrroloquinoline quinone-dependent dehydrogenase; translation: MPFETEHMDLPSDAPWDEKPGESHVAQGDIDTIPEREITQEDLSRTADDETNWLLFGGAYENQRHTPAEHITPDNVDQLELEWRIDLAPPQALEPNPSHEFQGSPLVVDGDPPIMYTTVGADQLYALNARTGEKLWEHYYEPAVGYSEDAPPAERGPAVYGDTVYKSTLDLGVLAVDRYTGETEWYYNGAAAYRGEVADDLIHEELQWERERGSTSSFPPLIYDGTLLKGSFGGEFGVSGFFDAIDLEGNPQWRFNMTPSEEWVGESWRHGGGTAWASAAIEPESGTVIVPSANPGPWYGTVRPGYNPFTCGKVGIDIESGEYQWHYQDSPHDWWDYDSPSPPIVFREESDGETTRFAAWPGKTGWVYTVDMATGQLHQRSEEYVQHVNTFSLPPYDDIDSAEWMMPHLTGGTNPQPSSFDPNTRTMVVKGANEPMALSWYEEEYEAGERYMGMDIVGGEPPEDIEEPDEPTLDAEEVAEGEDPHLEAEVDEGNGDDAETADDEATDGDGDASGRPAYPPVWNGAIGVIAGIDPYTGDVKWQEWYDWSNYHPRGGSFTTPTGLAFAGTPNGVMAAYDVESGDRLAEFEVGDHGVDGAPISWVDPHEEKQYIAMPAGGGHHTDVELGTTLAVFSLEI